One window from the genome of Paraneptunicella aestuarii encodes:
- a CDS encoding ATP-binding protein has translation MKWSISTKVLLPMGVLFMLFFLAQSYLINRSTQGILLETSRNRAQEMADAAVLALEADLGRSNFTRVATNLASSEEVEFVIFVDKQSNQIIASSSFKYRKDIIDLPGELRERVQSALRTRKSQFVDLGNNDFWFSYNIRTVPKGSKELKNYLMLIKWSGEAVNKAIEDANQIHFLYLFLGSIIFASLGYALFRQFTLNPLDKLMNSINRKEPGEVYKDFPDSGYDEFQLLSNSLYQMSLTELKSLEAMEKAKEKAEDMSALKSAFLANMSHEIRTPINGILGLVQVAQKSDSPEQIQQYLQKIFLSGQTLVGIINDILDFSKLAAGKVVIDNIDFCPDQLVEQVIELCRNNADLKGLKLHANLAADLPLSIRSDPLRLHQILLNLVNNAVKFTESGSVTIDMSMELTEEQIWLKGKVIDTGIGIPEAKQTTLFDEFVQADGSTTRKYGGTGLGLTISKNLVDLMGGEIGVQSKEGRGSCFYFSIPVLPSAHFELQEKLKDVLALITVENGDLESCGLSAPMLALIKRLDVFSKGERRVRLCSLGEFLDMGNLGEDFTVIVNADEVLLSSRKLPPNVHPLYTSVNRESLINLLYKGVVSLSQPKGNKEGAFEPFDSENKKRILLVEDNIINAEVVMAMLAEQHIEVVHVENGELAVNFLKDNAADLVLMDVQMPVMDGYTATREIRETLHLDIPVVGLSANALPDEIKKAKAMGMNDYLAKPIIRDMLYEKMRQWLSVDKVV, from the coding sequence ATGAAGTGGTCTATTTCCACCAAGGTTTTGCTTCCCATGGGCGTGTTGTTCATGCTGTTTTTTCTTGCCCAAAGCTATTTAATCAATCGGTCGACTCAAGGCATTCTCCTTGAAACTTCTCGTAATCGAGCTCAAGAAATGGCCGATGCAGCTGTATTAGCCTTGGAAGCTGACTTAGGGCGCAGTAATTTCACTCGTGTTGCGACAAACCTGGCGAGTTCAGAGGAAGTTGAGTTCGTTATTTTTGTTGATAAGCAGTCAAACCAGATTATAGCTTCCAGTAGTTTTAAATACCGCAAAGATATTATTGATTTACCCGGAGAACTTCGTGAAAGAGTGCAAAGTGCGTTGAGAACACGAAAATCGCAGTTTGTTGATCTTGGAAATAATGATTTTTGGTTTAGTTACAATATTCGTACAGTGCCTAAAGGTAGCAAGGAATTAAAGAATTATTTAATGCTTATTAAATGGAGTGGTGAAGCTGTTAACAAGGCGATAGAAGATGCGAATCAGATCCATTTTCTGTATTTGTTTTTAGGCTCAATTATTTTTGCATCATTAGGTTATGCTCTGTTTCGGCAATTTACGCTAAACCCACTTGATAAATTGATGAATAGCATTAATAGAAAAGAACCGGGAGAGGTATATAAAGATTTTCCTGATAGCGGCTATGATGAATTTCAATTGTTATCGAATTCGCTGTACCAAATGTCTTTGACTGAACTGAAAAGTTTGGAAGCGATGGAAAAAGCGAAAGAAAAGGCCGAAGACATGTCGGCACTTAAGTCGGCATTTCTTGCCAATATGAGCCATGAAATCAGAACCCCGATTAATGGTATTCTCGGCTTGGTTCAGGTAGCTCAAAAGTCTGATAGTCCAGAGCAAATTCAACAGTATCTACAGAAAATTTTTCTTAGCGGACAAACCCTGGTTGGCATTATCAATGACATTCTGGATTTTTCGAAATTAGCGGCTGGCAAGGTGGTGATTGATAATATTGACTTTTGCCCTGATCAGTTAGTTGAGCAGGTCATTGAGTTGTGCCGTAATAATGCTGATTTAAAAGGGCTTAAACTACATGCGAATTTAGCCGCAGATTTGCCTTTAAGTATTCGCTCAGATCCTCTTCGCTTGCACCAGATTTTACTTAACTTGGTTAACAATGCCGTTAAATTTACTGAGAGTGGTTCGGTAACTATCGATATGTCGATGGAACTGACAGAAGAGCAAATTTGGTTAAAGGGTAAGGTTATCGATACTGGCATTGGTATTCCTGAAGCTAAGCAGACAACACTCTTTGACGAATTTGTTCAGGCTGATGGTTCTACTACCCGTAAATATGGTGGTACGGGATTAGGGCTGACTATCAGTAAGAATTTGGTCGATTTGATGGGCGGTGAAATTGGTGTTCAAAGCAAGGAAGGAAGAGGTAGTTGCTTCTATTTTAGCATTCCGGTTTTACCCAGTGCCCATTTTGAACTTCAAGAAAAACTGAAAGATGTGCTGGCGTTGATAACAGTCGAAAATGGTGATCTGGAGTCATGTGGTCTTTCTGCGCCTATGTTGGCATTGATAAAACGTTTAGACGTATTTAGTAAAGGTGAGAGAAGGGTGCGTTTGTGCTCTTTGGGGGAATTTTTGGATATGGGAAATCTGGGAGAGGATTTCACGGTTATTGTTAATGCAGATGAAGTGTTATTGAGCTCTCGTAAATTACCTCCTAATGTTCACCCCTTATACACCAGCGTTAACCGGGAATCATTGATTAACCTTTTGTACAAAGGGGTGGTGTCTCTATCTCAGCCGAAAGGTAATAAAGAGGGAGCATTTGAACCTTTTGATTCAGAGAACAAAAAACGCATATTGCTGGTAGAAGACAACATTATTAATGCCGAAGTGGTTATGGCAATGTTGGCTGAACAACACATAGAGGTTGTGCATGTTGAGAATGGTGAGCTTGCCGTTAATTTCCTGAAGGATAATGCTGCCGATCTGGTCTTGATGGATGTACAAATGCCCGTAATGGATGGTTACACTGCGACTCGTGAAATAAGGGAAACATTACATTTGGATATTCCTGTTGTGGGATTGAGCGCAAATGCATTACCGGATGAAATTAAGAAAGCCAAAGCAATGGGGATGAATGATTACCTGGCCAAGCCTATTATTAGAGACATGCTGTATGAAAAAATGCGCCAGTGGTTGTCGGTTGATAAAGTGGTTTGA
- a CDS encoding PilZ domain-containing protein, which yields MVNGLGKSKEIFKNLDVNLSVESMQHIYLQARENEPNSSDFVLKMEVRRLLKPCRQVIDLRGKVDGICERYEYEDINHFMDPVAAQVFEKQLGVFGDFTIGVFEAVHKTENNFRVRYEKSVVEAQESFKAGKSPALAQQSVETQSAPQISYLVPSYCFADIDRRKEERMNFFCKVELRSDCNEVFEARSLDLSLHGIRVRTNSEMQFSVGDVFQLYYTGLENKYVLNDVNGERYQVVNIIRHDDERQIGLKRIQVTLYDKVTVFLRDLIRTLKPVRKVNVSNSLRSLNIKGLEQYFIKGSKSFPVFIVHSKGEFYPRYALSNEVSAKSLCYWSNKQQQHCLSVLLSQERLSYIIERGITELYAYAFNTTSKDDVVFYTAMDYELKDNELLRSSFLAYATRQASWRVYKLQVKEISEQQSYRPLTTPQAKKEMEEGKIPISVRALKVVRALSHMVLMTDITDETQVLAYHRHKVSQKHYKALLRFRQAEPDESKSFSMIQLNNLRGDIKQTRSPFPVRTNVILEKDGVKQDGVTDLVTPYLIRVGLREGLPWQEGEVLKITFPELKTRSKHHQMVDLPFEVVDIGAGGKFVSLKPFKKRDSDIHTAEHFFINYSRTVAEKHLNNPPSKIEDLPDALRNLYVNNALNFGLYFKLHGKYRLPAAMSRPVIPTRIATLFNLGIEADRTSNVQNMYTLFSDGEYEQHFVTEILKMMPSKGKPELREGVMKEIFIAYHPDASSLEKMVTSKPSEDFASNMERQDYIATCLARGIFFSVTVWFSQSADIDWEFLKEERNYVRKNASEELTQFENELKKIIGVGEVIDTTDEVMRRYGFSEEEILLNRKPSE from the coding sequence ATGGTGAATGGATTGGGTAAAAGCAAAGAGATTTTTAAAAACCTTGATGTCAATCTTTCTGTTGAGTCTATGCAGCATATTTATTTGCAGGCTCGGGAAAATGAACCCAACAGTAGTGATTTCGTGCTCAAAATGGAGGTTCGCAGGCTTCTAAAACCTTGTCGCCAGGTGATCGATTTGCGTGGCAAAGTGGATGGGATTTGTGAACGTTATGAGTATGAGGATATCAATCACTTTATGGATCCTGTCGCGGCTCAGGTGTTTGAAAAACAACTCGGTGTTTTCGGTGATTTTACGATTGGTGTATTTGAAGCTGTGCATAAAACCGAAAACAATTTTCGGGTTCGTTATGAAAAATCTGTCGTTGAGGCTCAAGAAAGCTTCAAGGCTGGCAAGTCACCTGCACTAGCGCAGCAGTCGGTCGAGACCCAATCTGCACCTCAAATATCGTATCTGGTTCCCTCGTATTGTTTTGCTGATATTGACCGTAGAAAGGAAGAAAGAATGAATTTCTTCTGTAAGGTCGAATTACGTTCCGATTGTAATGAAGTATTTGAAGCCCGTTCTCTGGATCTTTCCTTACATGGCATTCGAGTACGTACCAATAGTGAAATGCAGTTCTCCGTGGGGGACGTATTTCAACTCTATTACACCGGATTGGAAAACAAGTATGTATTGAATGATGTCAATGGAGAGCGATATCAAGTCGTTAATATCATTCGTCATGATGACGAGCGGCAAATCGGATTAAAACGCATTCAGGTAACGCTTTATGACAAGGTGACGGTATTTTTACGTGATCTGATACGTACCTTGAAACCGGTGAGAAAGGTGAATGTGAGTAATTCACTGCGCTCGCTCAATATAAAAGGCTTGGAGCAGTATTTTATTAAAGGCTCCAAGTCATTTCCGGTCTTTATAGTTCATTCTAAAGGTGAGTTCTATCCTCGATACGCTTTATCCAATGAAGTGAGTGCCAAATCGCTTTGTTATTGGAGTAACAAGCAACAGCAGCATTGTTTATCCGTATTATTAAGTCAGGAGCGCCTCTCTTATATTATTGAGCGGGGAATTACCGAGCTATACGCCTATGCCTTTAATACCACCAGCAAAGATGATGTGGTTTTTTATACGGCTATGGATTATGAGTTAAAGGACAACGAGCTATTGCGTAGCTCTTTTCTTGCTTATGCTACCAGGCAAGCCAGTTGGCGAGTTTATAAACTACAAGTTAAAGAGATCTCTGAGCAGCAAAGTTATCGCCCGTTGACCACTCCTCAGGCGAAAAAAGAAATGGAAGAGGGGAAAATTCCCATTTCTGTGCGAGCCTTAAAAGTAGTACGAGCGCTGAGTCATATGGTGCTGATGACAGATATTACCGATGAAACTCAGGTTTTGGCCTATCATCGCCATAAAGTCAGCCAGAAACACTATAAGGCGCTATTACGATTTCGTCAGGCAGAGCCTGATGAGTCAAAGTCATTTAGTATGATCCAGCTTAATAACTTGCGCGGTGATATTAAGCAAACACGCAGCCCGTTTCCTGTGAGAACCAATGTTATTCTGGAAAAAGACGGTGTAAAACAGGATGGTGTGACCGATTTGGTAACCCCTTATTTAATCCGGGTTGGATTGAGAGAAGGGTTGCCCTGGCAAGAAGGCGAAGTGCTAAAGATTACCTTCCCTGAGTTGAAAACGCGCTCCAAGCATCACCAAATGGTTGATCTACCTTTTGAGGTTGTCGATATTGGTGCCGGCGGTAAATTTGTCTCGTTAAAACCGTTCAAAAAGCGAGATAGTGATATTCACACAGCGGAACATTTCTTTATTAACTATTCGCGAACAGTAGCTGAAAAGCACCTCAATAATCCGCCATCAAAGATTGAGGATTTACCCGATGCATTACGCAATTTGTATGTGAATAATGCCTTGAATTTTGGCTTATATTTTAAGCTTCATGGTAAATATCGATTACCCGCAGCCATGTCTCGCCCGGTTATTCCTACTCGAATTGCGACCTTGTTCAATTTGGGCATTGAGGCCGACAGAACCAGTAATGTTCAAAATATGTATACCCTGTTTTCTGATGGCGAATATGAACAACACTTTGTCACTGAAATACTCAAGATGATGCCTTCCAAGGGTAAACCAGAACTGAGGGAAGGGGTGATGAAAGAAATTTTTATTGCTTACCATCCTGACGCTAGCTCGCTTGAGAAAATGGTTACAAGTAAGCCAAGTGAAGACTTTGCCAGCAATATGGAACGCCAAGACTATATTGCTACCTGTTTGGCTCGTGGGATTTTCTTTTCAGTTACTGTATGGTTTTCTCAATCAGCGGATATTGACTGGGA
- a CDS encoding SixA phosphatase family protein has product MKHLVLCRHAKSSWKYPVEDCYRPLNKRGLLNAVDMARCLANEELNGKSFDCPQLILCSHSVRTYATALAYIEENRWPISVLSLEPLIYEASGQTLLSILAKVKKSVNSLWLVAHNPGLNLLAEYLLGKELENIVTSAQLHISLDIENWKELLEQKTIVSKSKLVHWLQPSML; this is encoded by the coding sequence TTGAAACATTTGGTATTGTGTCGTCATGCTAAATCAAGTTGGAAATATCCCGTAGAGGACTGTTATCGCCCACTTAATAAAAGGGGGTTGCTCAATGCTGTTGATATGGCCAGATGCCTGGCAAATGAAGAATTGAATGGAAAATCCTTTGATTGTCCACAATTGATCTTGTGTTCTCATTCTGTACGCACTTATGCGACAGCGCTAGCCTATATTGAGGAAAATCGCTGGCCGATCAGTGTGTTATCTTTGGAACCCTTGATTTATGAAGCATCCGGCCAAACGCTTCTTTCTATTCTTGCGAAAGTAAAAAAGAGTGTTAACTCACTTTGGTTAGTGGCTCACAATCCGGGTTTGAATTTGCTTGCAGAATATCTGCTGGGTAAAGAATTGGAGAATATCGTTACCAGTGCGCAATTACATATATCGCTTGATATTGAAAATTGGAAAGAACTCCTGGAACAAAAGACCATTGTTTCCAAGTCCAAACTAGTGCATTGGCTACAGCCATCTATGTTGTAG
- a CDS encoding ABC transporter substrate-binding protein, producing the protein MLLSGALLGCSERPQLNKIVLATTPWIGYYPLYFAEQIGLDEELGIDLRLIENLSIADFRRTVVKNHIDGFASSMSEVTQINQILEQPMDLVLFPDYSNGGDVIVANKQIESLADLQGQPVGFEWQALSHYVVQIAFDSVGISQPKVEHVEAEQVNAESMLSSGAIQAYVTYPPISTQLLKSENVHVIFNSSSTPYKIIDVIMLKGDRDPVLKKDLRRLWEAVMKKINNNPEPFLAFIAEQLGVDVELAKKEISGVEFLDWRQQAHLHEEPEKVKKLLKLACEITPATALRCLKDLDLIHFVDPQL; encoded by the coding sequence TTGTTGCTTTCCGGGGCTTTGCTCGGTTGTTCTGAACGCCCTCAACTTAATAAAATCGTCTTGGCTACAACTCCCTGGATTGGCTATTACCCTCTGTACTTTGCTGAACAAATAGGCCTTGATGAAGAGCTGGGTATTGACCTTCGGCTAATCGAAAACCTGTCTATTGCTGATTTTCGTCGGACTGTGGTGAAAAATCATATTGATGGTTTTGCCAGCTCCATGTCTGAAGTGACTCAGATAAATCAAATCCTGGAGCAACCTATGGATTTGGTTTTATTTCCCGATTATTCAAATGGAGGTGATGTTATTGTTGCCAATAAACAAATTGAATCATTGGCGGATTTGCAAGGCCAGCCCGTTGGTTTTGAATGGCAGGCTTTAAGTCATTATGTTGTTCAAATAGCTTTTGACTCTGTTGGTATTTCTCAGCCTAAAGTTGAGCATGTTGAAGCCGAGCAGGTGAATGCAGAATCTATGCTGTCATCGGGGGCTATTCAAGCCTATGTCACTTATCCACCAATTTCGACTCAATTGTTAAAATCTGAAAATGTACATGTGATCTTTAATAGCAGCAGCACACCTTACAAAATAATTGATGTGATTATGTTAAAAGGGGACAGGGATCCTGTCCTCAAGAAAGATTTGCGTCGTCTCTGGGAAGCGGTGATGAAGAAAATCAACAATAATCCTGAGCCTTTTCTCGCCTTTATTGCAGAACAATTAGGTGTTGATGTTGAGCTGGCAAAGAAAGAAATTTCAGGCGTTGAATTTTTGGATTGGCGGCAACAAGCTCATTTGCATGAAGAACCTGAAAAAGTGAAAAAGTTGCTTAAACTTGCGTGTGAGATTACCCCTGCTACAGCGTTAAGATGTTTAAAAGATTTGGATTTGATTCATTTTGTTGACCCTCAACTATAA